The genomic segment TCATCGGATCTTGGCGCCGCAGGCCATGGAATCATCCGCAAACAGCACCCTGACGCTGCCGTCCGGCAGGTCTGCCGCACAGATCATGCCGTTGCTCTCTACGCCGCACAGCTTCACAGGCTTCAGGTTGGCAACCACGATGACTTTTTTGCCCACCAGCTCCTCCGGCTTGTACCACTTGGCAATGCCGGACACTACCTGCCTGCCTCCCATGCCGTCATCCAGTTGGATGCACAGCAGCTTGGAGGATTTTTTCACCTTCTCTGCGGAAAGCACCTTTGCCACCCGCAGCTCCACCTTGGCAAAGTCCTCGATGGAGATCTCCGGTGCAAGCTGAATGGCTTCCTGCGCCGGCTCCTGTGCCGGTGCGGCGGCAGCCTCCTGCTTTGCCTTCAACTGCTGGATCATCTGCTCCGCATCGATTCTGCCGAACAGGGGCACCGGCTCGCCCACCTTGTCCCCTGCATGCAGACCGCCGAACGCCGACAGGCTTGCATAGTCCTTGCAGTCCGTGTTCAGCTGGGCAAAGATCTTCTCTGCGGTTTCCGGCATAAAGGGCTGGAGCAGAACCGCCAGGAAGCGGATGCTTTCCAGCAGATTATACAGCACCGCACCCAGCCGGGGCTTCTGTGCCTCGTCCTTTGCCAGCACCCAGGGCATGGTCTCGTCAATGTACTTGTTGCTCCGTCTTGCCAGGGAGATGACAGCGTCCAGGGTATCCGCCATCCGGTACTGGTTCATGAGCCGGTCTACTTCCTCCACGGTTTTCAGTGCCGTTGCCCGGAGATCTGCATCCACCGGCTCGGCGGCATCCGCCGGCTGGATCACGCCGCCGAAGTACTTCTGCGCCATGGCGATGGTCCGGTTCACCAGATTCCCCAGGGTGTTTGCCAGATCCGTATTGAACCGCTCGATGAGGGATTCGTAGGTAATGGAGCCGTCGGAGCCGTAGGGCATCTCGCTGAGCAGGTAGTATCTGGCAGCATCCACCCCGAATGCGTCCACCACATCGCTGGCGTAGATCACGTTGCCCCTGGACTTGCTCATTTTGTCCTCTCCGAACAGGATCCAGTTATGACCAAACAGCTGCCGGGGCAGCTCCAGACCCAGCGCATGGAGCATAACGGGCCAGTAAATGGAATGGAACCGCATAATGTCCTTGCCGATCACATGGCAGTCACAGGGCCAGTACTTTTTGAACTGGTCGCTGGAGCCGTCCGGATCGTAGCCCATGGCGGTGATATAGTTGGACAGGGCGTCGACCCACACATAGATCACATGCTTGGGATCGAAGGTCACCGGGATGCCCCACTGGAAGGTGGTGCGGGATACGCACAGATCCTGCAGGCCGGGCTTGATGAAGTTGTTCATCATTTCCTTCTTCTTGCCCTCGGGGACGATGAAGTCCGGATGGGTTTCAATGTACTCCTCCAGCCACTGCTGATACTTGGACAGCCGCAGGAAGTATGCCTCCTCCTTGGCGGGCTGCACCTCTCTGCCACAGTCCGGACACTTGCCGTCCACCAACTGGGAGGGCGTCCAGAAGCTCTCGCAGGGAGTACAGTACATGCCCTCATACTCGCTCTTGTAGATATCCCCCTGGTCGTACAGCTTCTTGAAGATCTTCTGTACCACTTCCTCGTGCCGGGGATCCGTTGTGCGGATGAATCCGTCGTATGATATATGCATCAGCTTGCAGATGTCCTGGATCTCGCCGACTACCTTGTCCACATGCTCCTTCGGGGTGATCCCCTCGGACTTGGCAAGCTCCTCGATCTTGACGCCATGCTCGTCCGTACCGGTCAGGAAGAATACATCATAGCCCTGCATTCGCTTATATCTCGCTACGGCATCGGTGAACACCACTTCGTAGGTATTGCCAATGTGCGGCTTTCTGGACGCATAGGCAATGGCCGTGGTGATGTAATAAGGCTTCTTTGACATAATCATTCCTCCATTGTGTGTTGTGACGCATGCAAAACTGCATGCTATTTTTATTATAGCCGATTTTGCCGGATTTGTCACCCCCTTTTTGCGAATTGACGAAAAAATCCCGCAGTATGGTGACTGCGGGAAAAGAACCTGTGTGTTTACTTGTTTTCGTATGCAGAGAGGATCTCTGCAATGTACATGTGGTGCATCGCATCCTTCTCGTAGAAAGAAGCGATGGCGGGGTCCACTGCCTGCTTCATGTCCAGGGGCGCTGCGTACAGCTTTCTGCACACCAGCACCAGGGATGCCTGTTCAAAGGCGGTGGAACCATCCAACCCCACCGGGATCAGTCCGGTCTCCTTTGCCTTGTCGCAGTCTCTGCCGCTGTGCGAGCCGCAGAACTGGAGGATCGGACGATCCGCCTGGGGCAGGAAGGACACGGTGAACAGATTGTTCTGCTCCACCAGCTCAAAGGTTTTCCGGGATGTACGGACGTATGCGGTCAGCACGTTTTTTCCCCAGAGGACACCCATCTGTCCCCAGGAAGCGGTCATCGTATTGTAGCAATCCGGTGTGCCGCTTGTGAGCAAAAACCATTCCTTTCCAATTTTGGTAAAGGGGTTCAGCGTCAGCTTCTCCACTTCGGTTTTGACAAATGCCATTTTCATCTCTCCCTTGTAAATTCACAGCTGCGAGACTGTGCATGCATAATCTATTGTATTCATCATATCATAAAAGATGCATGATTGCAAGGCTAAGATGCAATCCGCATCAGGACTGACGCATGGCGACCCGGTGCTGCAGCCGCAGCTTATCGGTGATCAGAGCGATAAACTCCGAATTGGTCGGCTTGCCCTTACAGGTGTTCACCGTGTAGCCGAAGAACGCATTCAGCGTGTCCAGGTTGCCCCGGTCCCAGGCAATCTCGATGGCGTGGCGGATGGCACGCTCCACCCGGGACGAGGTGGTGTCAAACCGCTTTGCCACCGTGGGATACAGCAGCTTGGTGACGCTTTCCAGCAGTTCCGGATCCTCAATCGAGGACAGGATCGCCTCACGCAGGTAGTGATACCCTTTGATGTGGGCGGGAACGCCAAGCTGGTGGATCACGTCCGTCACCACGATCTCCATATTCTCCGTCCCCGGCGCATTGCGTCCCGTCATGCCTCCCTGAGTCAGAGAGGTGATCCGCTCTCCCAGTGCAGAGATCTCAAAGGGCTTGAGCATGAAATATGCCGCACCGCCTTGCATCACCTGCTTTTCGATGAAGGGATTGTCGTATGCGCTTGTGACGATGAATTGGGGGCGCTTGCCGCCGGACGCCTGAACCTTCTTCATGAGTTCTATTGCGTCCATGTGGGGCAGGATGGCGTCCATCACAACCACGTCGGGGGCATCGCTTTTGATCGTCTCCAGCAGGGCGGTTCCGTCCTTGGGTCGGGTCATGACGTACATGCCCTGTCCCCGAAGGGTACTGGCGCAGGCAATGCCGTATTCGACACTGTCGTCACCAATCAAAACCTTTACCTTATTAACCATTGTTCTACCTCCTATTTTTTCTACTCACATATATTAACACACATGCTGACAAGGTGCAAGAGTTTATATTGCCGAAAAATGTAGTATTTTAGAGCATTTCATGAATTGATTATTTCTAGTCTGTTTATTTCTTAAAATATAAACGTTTTCGACACTTCTCGTGGTGATTCCAGAAAAAACGGAGTACATATTCTGCGACAGCCCGGCGGCAACGCCGCAGAATATCGGGGAAAGCCCGGATTTTTTCAGACAACACCGCACAAAGCCCGCCTGTCGGCTTTGCACAGCATCTGCTGCACAATCCTTGTGCGGTGCCGCCTCAATCCTCTACAATTTTCGGGGCAGGGCGGTTTTCAAATTCCTCCTTCTGCCGCTTTTTCTCCCGGCGTGCGGCGGATGCCTCATAGGAGAAGTAGTGCAGCAGAGCCACTGCCACCAGCAGGCAGTAGGGGGCAATGGTGGGGAGCATCCGATCCGCCCAGATCTGATAGGCGAACCGTCCCAGATGCGCCTCGCTCTGGGGTGCCCAGCCGGCCGCTTCTGCAATGGAGGTGGCAATGCTCACCGCCCCCATCAGGGGGAAGAAGCCCACGGAGCCGGTCACCAGGGCGGCAATGTCCTTTTTGCACAGGGCAAGGATCACCCCGGCGGTCATAAGCAATGCGCCAACCGCCACCACCGCCGCCAGGATCCGGAATTTCGCCCCGTAGCTATGGGCATTCACCGTCCAGCCCAGGGCAGTCAGCAGATCCATAAACAAGGGGTAGATCAGAGTGGTCACCACCAGGGCGAGCTTCAAAAAAATCTGTAAAACCTGTAAGATCCGGTCTTTTTTCATAGCAGAACTCTCCTCCCAGAGGGATGCAGCGCCGAAACAGCGCAGCAATTCAAACTTTGTCAGAAAATATGCAGTAAAAACAACGCTTATAAACCCGTGCAGACGGTCAATAGTAGCAGTGTGGCATTCCGCCGGCTCTGCATGCAAGGGATACAGCGCCGCCGGACGCCGTCAGAAAGGATGATGCCAAATGCTGAAATTATTTTCGCGCCTGTTCTCCCTGGGAGCAGCTGCGACGCTGGCGCTGGCAGGCACCGCCGGCTACTATCACTATGCCCTGCCGGACAGCTTTTATGTGACAAAAGGAACGGAGCTTGCACTCCATACCGCCCTGCCCATTGAATCCGCAGCGGAGGGCGACGCCCCTGCCTATGCGGCAGAAACCGTACCCATGCGGGGCAGCGTCAGCCTGCGGCTGTTCGGGTTCCTGCCCATCAAGACCGTGGAGGTCACAGCGGTGGATACGCCCCTGGTGGTGCCGGGGGGAGATCCCTTCGGCATCAAGCTGCTGATGGACGGGGTCATGGTGGTGGGCATGGGTAAGGTGAACCCGGAGGGAGAATGTCCGGCGGAACGTGCCGGGATCCAGGTGGGGGATATGGTGCTGTCCGTGAACGATACCCCCATCAACGGCAACGCTGCCCTCCAGCAAGCCATCGGGGAGGCACAGGGTGAGCCGGTACAGATCCGGATCAACCGGGGAGGCGACATCCGCACCCTGTCCCTGACGCCCCTGTACAGCCAGGCAGATGCCTGTTACAAGGCAGGGCTTTGGGTGCGGGACAGCACTGCCGGCATCGGCACCGTGACCTATTATATGCCAAACAGCGGCAGATTCGCCGGTCTGGGACATCCGGTGTGCGACGTGGATACCGGGGAGATCATTCCCCTGTCCAGCGGCGAGGTGGTGGGTGTCAACATCCAGAGCGTCACCAAAGGCAGTGCCGGAGCCGCCGGGGAGCTGCGTGGCTGCTTCACCCCGGGCAAAGCCATGGGGAGTCTGTATCTGAACAACCGATGCGGCGTATTCGGCACCCTGGAGACGCAGCGGAAGCCGGCGGAGGCAGTGCCTCTGGGACTGAAGCAGGATGTGCATACGGGAGAAGCGGTGATCCGCACCACTATCAGCGGCAGGGAGCCAAAGGAGTATGCCATTGAAATCGAAAAGGCGGACTGGGGCAGTACCGGCACGAAAAATATGGTGATCCACATTACGGATCCGGCGCTGCTGGACGCCACCGGGGGCATTGTCCAGGGCATGAGCGGCAGTCCCATCCTCCAGGAGGGACGGCTCATCGGGGCGGTGACCCATGTGTTTGTCAGCGACCCCACCCGGGGCTACGGGATCTTTGCGGAAAATATGTACGAATACAGTGCGGACACCGGGGGCTGATGCAGCAAAAGGGGCGTTACCCAATGTAACGCCCCTTACTGTTGTGTCATGTCCGGATAGCGCCTACAAGCTCTGTGCAGGTGTTACCTTATCTGTTCTCGTCGCTGAAGCCGCTTTCAACCAGCTCTACCAGGGAATCAACGGCAACCTGCTCGTCTGCGCCGTCTGCAATGATACGGATGGCAGTACCGCCGACGATGCCCAAAGAAAGAATACCGAGAAGGCTCTTTGCGTTTACACGGCGCTCCTCCTTTTCGATCCAGATTGAGGACTTGAATTCATTGGCCTTCTGAATGAAGAAGGTAGCCGGTCTTGCATGCAGACCAACCTGATTCTGCACCATTACATCTTTCACGTACATCTCAAAACTCTCCTATTCTCTTATTTGGATGGCATGTATTTCTTGATCACTGATTACCATTATACAGGCTAGGGATTCCTTAGTCAACGCCTATTATACATGAAATATGCATTTTCAGCGAAAATTCTACGCTTTGCCAAATGCCGCCGAAGGTGGCAGGGGCGGATTTTGTTCATTATCACGAAGTTTTCACTGTGGAAAACTTTCAACACCTCGCATAGTTTTCAACAACAGAAACTATACAATGCGCACAAAAGCCTATTTCCTTTTCCGTTTCTGCTTCGGGGGTGCCGGGGGATGCGCCTCCATGTACGCCTGGTACAGATCCGGCCGCCGCTGCTCCGTCACTGCAAGACTTTGTGCAAAACGCCAGTCCGCAATGTGCTTGTGATGCCCGGACAGGAGCACCGGCGGCACCGCCTCCCCCTCCCAGACCTCGGGCCGGGTGTAGTGGGGATATTCCAGCAGTCCCCCGTAGTGGCTCTCCTCCTGGAAGCACTCCTCGCTGGGCAGCACGCCGGGACACATCCGGGCAATGGCGTCCGCCACCACCAATGCAGGCAGCTCTCCACCGGTGAGCACATAGTCCCCGATGGAGATCTCCTCGTCCACGATCTTGTCCAGCACTCGCTGATCCACACCCTCATAATGCCCGCACAGCAGGAAAATATACGGATATTCGCAAAGAGAGATGGCTTTTTGCTGGCTGAACACTGTACCCTTGGGGGACATATATATGGTATGCGGCTTCCGGGGTAGCTGTGCGCACACTGCCTGGTAGCAATCGTAGATGGGCTTTGCCTGCATCACCATGCCCATGCCGCCGCCGTAGGGCACATCGTCCACCCGGTTGTGCTTGTTGCCGGCAAAGTCCCGGATCTGGTGACAGTGGATCTCAATGGCGCCGGATGCTCTGGCTCTGCCCAGGATGCTTTCGGACAGCACCGCCTCGCACAGCTCCGGGAACAGGGTGGCAATATCAATCCGCATCGTCAAACAGCCCCTCCAGCGGCCGGATCCGCATGATCCCCTGCTCCAGATCCGTTTCCACCACCACGTCCCCGATGGCAGGGAACAGCAACTGCTTTCCCTCCGGGGTGCGAATGGTATACACATCGTTGGCGCCGGTCTCCAGCACCTCCTCCAGCCTTCCGTACACAGCCCCGGTGTCCGCATCCAGCACCTGCAAGCCGATCAGATCCCGGATGAAGTAGGTGTCCGCATCCAGCTCCACGTCCGCCCGATTCATATACAACACCGTATTCCGTAAGGCTTCCGCCTGCTCCGGGGTATCGATGCCTGCAAAGCGCACCACCGCCATTCCCTTATGCGCCCGGGCGGATACCACGGACATGGGGGTGCCGTCTGCCCGGTACAGGGTATCAAATTCGCACAGAAATCCGGCGCTGTCGCACCAGGGCTGGATCTTCACATCCCCCCGGAGTCCGTGGATATTCACCACCTTGCCGATTTCCAATAAATTCTTCTGCATAGGTTCCTCCCCACACCGACAGCACGCTGCCGGACGTTGCCATAATACAAACGGCGGCACAAAGCCGCCGCATTTGATCTGCTCAGTCGATTTCCACCGCAACCTTCAGGTTTTCTCTTGCGGCGCCGGCACGCATGATGGTGCGGATCGCCTTGGCGATCCTGCCCTGCTTGCCGATGACTCTGCCCATATCCTCCGCAGCCACATGCAGGTGCAGTACGATCACGCCCTCTGCATCCGGCTCGTCCTGGGTAATGGAAATGGAAGCAGGATCTGCTACCAGTCCTGCTGCAACCGTGTAAAGCAATTCTTTCATATACATAATCGGGAGCGGTACGCCGCCCCCTCTCCTAACTCAAAGCAATTACCGGCACACCCCAAGCAAGAGCCAGAGCCCTTGCCCGTGCTGCCAGCGGGAATTAAAGGATGCCTTCCTTCTTCAGGAGTGCCTTTACAGTGTCGGTGGGCTGTGCGCCGTTTGCCATCCATTCCTTTGCCTTGTCGCCGTCGATCTTTACAACGGACGGCTCCTTGGTGGGATCATAATAGCCCAGCTCTTCGATGAATCTGCCGTCTCTGGGGTATCTGGAATCTGCAACAACCACACGGTAGAAGGGAGCCTTCTTTGCGCCCATTCTTCTCAGTCTGATCTTTACTGCCATGTTCATTTCACCTCCGTCTGCGTGAACTATCTATCAAAGCGGGGAACCGCATTTGAAGCTGTTCTTAAAAGGGCAGCT from the Ruminococcus champanellensis 18P13 = JCM 17042 genome contains:
- the metG gene encoding methionine--tRNA ligase, which gives rise to MSKKPYYITTAIAYASRKPHIGNTYEVVFTDAVARYKRMQGYDVFFLTGTDEHGVKIEELAKSEGITPKEHVDKVVGEIQDICKLMHISYDGFIRTTDPRHEEVVQKIFKKLYDQGDIYKSEYEGMYCTPCESFWTPSQLVDGKCPDCGREVQPAKEEAYFLRLSKYQQWLEEYIETHPDFIVPEGKKKEMMNNFIKPGLQDLCVSRTTFQWGIPVTFDPKHVIYVWVDALSNYITAMGYDPDGSSDQFKKYWPCDCHVIGKDIMRFHSIYWPVMLHALGLELPRQLFGHNWILFGEDKMSKSRGNVIYASDVVDAFGVDAARYYLLSEMPYGSDGSITYESLIERFNTDLANTLGNLVNRTIAMAQKYFGGVIQPADAAEPVDADLRATALKTVEEVDRLMNQYRMADTLDAVISLARRSNKYIDETMPWVLAKDEAQKPRLGAVLYNLLESIRFLAVLLQPFMPETAEKIFAQLNTDCKDYASLSAFGGLHAGDKVGEPVPLFGRIDAEQMIQQLKAKQEAAAAPAQEPAQEAIQLAPEISIEDFAKVELRVAKVLSAEKVKKSSKLLCIQLDDGMGGRQVVSGIAKWYKPEELVGKKVIVVANLKPVKLCGVESNGMICAADLPDGSVRVLFADDSMACGAKIR
- a CDS encoding flavin reductase, which gives rise to MAFVKTEVEKLTLNPFTKIGKEWFLLTSGTPDCYNTMTASWGQMGVLWGKNVLTAYVRTSRKTFELVEQNNLFTVSFLPQADRPILQFCGSHSGRDCDKAKETGLIPVGLDGSTAFEQASLVLVCRKLYAAPLDMKQAVDPAIASFYEKDAMHHMYIAEILSAYENK
- the spo0A gene encoding sporulation transcription factor Spo0A; its protein translation is MVNKVKVLIGDDSVEYGIACASTLRGQGMYVMTRPKDGTALLETIKSDAPDVVVMDAILPHMDAIELMKKVQASGGKRPQFIVTSAYDNPFIEKQVMQGGAAYFMLKPFEISALGERITSLTQGGMTGRNAPGTENMEIVVTDVIHQLGVPAHIKGYHYLREAILSSIEDPELLESVTKLLYPTVAKRFDTTSSRVERAIRHAIEIAWDRGNLDTLNAFFGYTVNTCKGKPTNSEFIALITDKLRLQHRVAMRQS
- the spoIVB gene encoding SpoIVB peptidase, translating into MLKLFSRLFSLGAAATLALAGTAGYYHYALPDSFYVTKGTELALHTALPIESAAEGDAPAYAAETVPMRGSVSLRLFGFLPIKTVEVTAVDTPLVVPGGDPFGIKLLMDGVMVVGMGKVNPEGECPAERAGIQVGDMVLSVNDTPINGNAALQQAIGEAQGEPVQIRINRGGDIRTLSLTPLYSQADACYKAGLWVRDSTAGIGTVTYYMPNSGRFAGLGHPVCDVDTGEIIPLSSGEVVGVNIQSVTKGSAGAAGELRGCFTPGKAMGSLYLNNRCGVFGTLETQRKPAEAVPLGLKQDVHTGEAVIRTTISGREPKEYAIEIEKADWGSTGTKNMVIHITDPALLDATGGIVQGMSGSPILQEGRLIGAVTHVFVSDPTRGYGIFAENMYEYSADTGG
- a CDS encoding HPr family phosphocarrier protein; its protein translation is MYVKDVMVQNQVGLHARPATFFIQKANEFKSSIWIEKEERRVNAKSLLGILSLGIVGGTAIRIIADGADEQVAVDSLVELVESGFSDENR
- the trmD gene encoding tRNA (guanosine(37)-N1)-methyltransferase TrmD, whose amino-acid sequence is MRIDIATLFPELCEAVLSESILGRARASGAIEIHCHQIRDFAGNKHNRVDDVPYGGGMGMVMQAKPIYDCYQAVCAQLPRKPHTIYMSPKGTVFSQQKAISLCEYPYIFLLCGHYEGVDQRVLDKIVDEEISIGDYVLTGGELPALVVADAIARMCPGVLPSEECFQEESHYGGLLEYPHYTRPEVWEGEAVPPVLLSGHHKHIADWRFAQSLAVTEQRRPDLYQAYMEAHPPAPPKQKRKRK
- the rimM gene encoding ribosome maturation factor RimM (Essential for efficient processing of 16S rRNA); translation: MQKNLLEIGKVVNIHGLRGDVKIQPWCDSAGFLCEFDTLYRADGTPMSVVSARAHKGMAVVRFAGIDTPEQAEALRNTVLYMNRADVELDADTYFIRDLIGLQVLDADTGAVYGRLEEVLETGANDVYTIRTPEGKQLLFPAIGDVVVETDLEQGIMRIRPLEGLFDDAD
- a CDS encoding KH domain-containing protein, translated to MKELLYTVAAGLVADPASISITQDEPDAEGVIVLHLHVAAEDMGRVIGKQGRIAKAIRTIMRAGAARENLKVAVEID
- the rpsP gene encoding 30S ribosomal protein S16: MAVKIRLRRMGAKKAPFYRVVVADSRYPRDGRFIEELGYYDPTKEPSVVKIDGDKAKEWMANGAQPTDTVKALLKKEGIL